One stretch of Flavobacterium sp. 9 DNA includes these proteins:
- a CDS encoding bifunctional precorrin-2 dehydrogenase/sirohydrochlorin ferrochelatase produces the protein MEQNELYPIFLKLHNLNVLIVGGGNVGLEKLSFLLKSSPNANVEVVAPNFHLEIKVLAEKHPSITLTKSKFKKKMLKKRHMVIACTDDLKVNKKVYDLSRKRYLICNIADTPDLCDYYLGGIVTKGNVKIAISTNGKSPTTAKRLREFFEEVIPEDINQMVENLNEYRKTLKGNFEDKVKKMNEITASLKNKE, from the coding sequence ATGGAACAGAATGAATTATATCCAATATTCTTAAAACTTCATAATCTGAATGTTTTGATTGTTGGTGGAGGAAATGTAGGATTAGAAAAATTGTCTTTTTTATTAAAGTCAAGTCCTAATGCAAATGTTGAGGTTGTAGCGCCAAATTTCCATTTAGAAATAAAGGTTTTGGCAGAAAAGCATCCTTCGATTACATTAACAAAATCGAAGTTTAAAAAGAAAATGCTCAAAAAACGTCATATGGTAATCGCTTGTACCGATGATTTAAAAGTCAATAAAAAGGTATATGATTTATCCCGAAAGCGTTATTTGATTTGCAATATTGCCGATACGCCAGATTTATGTGATTACTATTTAGGCGGAATTGTAACAAAAGGAAATGTGAAAATCGCGATTTCAACTAACGGAAAATCACCAACAACAGCCAAAAGATTACGTGAGTTTTTCGAAGAAGTAATTCCGGAAGATATCAATCAAATGGTTGAGAATCTCAATGAATATCGAAAGACATTGAAAGGTAATTTTGAAGACAAGGTTAAAAAAATGAATGAGATTACGGCTTCATTGAAAAATAAAGAATAG
- the cobA gene encoding uroporphyrinogen-III C-methyltransferase → MLNIKPKVTLVGAGPGDPDLLTLKGVKALAEANVVLYDALANDEILAHAPKNAIKIFVGKKIGNHAYTQDQINQLIVDNALTYGNVVRLKGGDPFIFGRGSEEIEFVESFGIETIVVPGISSVVAVPASQGISITKRGVSESFWAITGTTSDRKLSSDVALAAQSSATVVILMGMHKLPQIIDLFQKEDKGNLPVAIIQNGTTSDEKVGVGTVDSILEIVKEQQLSSPAIIVLGNVVRESNKLKGFYEEFLSKEITR, encoded by the coding sequence ATGCTTAATATTAAACCAAAAGTAACTTTAGTTGGCGCTGGTCCAGGCGATCCGGATTTGCTTACGCTCAAAGGTGTAAAAGCACTAGCTGAAGCAAATGTGGTTTTGTATGATGCATTGGCGAATGACGAAATACTAGCACACGCTCCTAAAAACGCCATCAAAATTTTTGTTGGAAAAAAGATAGGAAATCACGCTTACACGCAAGATCAAATCAATCAGTTAATTGTAGATAATGCATTAACGTACGGAAATGTAGTGCGTTTAAAAGGTGGAGATCCTTTTATTTTTGGACGCGGAAGCGAAGAAATCGAGTTTGTAGAAAGCTTCGGAATCGAGACAATTGTGGTTCCGGGAATCTCTTCGGTAGTTGCTGTTCCTGCAAGTCAGGGAATTTCGATTACTAAAAGAGGCGTTTCAGAAAGCTTTTGGGCAATTACGGGAACAACTTCTGATAGAAAATTATCTTCAGATGTAGCTTTGGCAGCACAATCATCTGCAACAGTTGTTATTTTGATGGGAATGCACAAATTGCCTCAGATTATCGATTTGTTTCAAAAAGAAGACAAAGGAAATCTACCCGTTGCGATCATTCAAAACGGAACAACTTCTGATGAAAAAGTAGGCGTTGGAACAGTAGATTCGATTTTAGAAATTGTAAAAGAGCAACAATTAAGTTCACCGGCAATTATTGTTCTGGGAAACGTTGTTCGCGAAAGCAATAAACTAAAAGGATTTTACGAAGAATTTCTATCAAAAGAAATCACAAGATAA
- a CDS encoding NAD(P)/FAD-dependent oxidoreductase, whose protein sequence is MIKTDILIIGAGPTGLFAVFEAGLLKLKCHILDALPQAGGQLSELYPKKPIYDIPGFPEVLAGDLIDNLQEQIKQFEPGYTLGERAETIEKQEDGSFIVTSNKGTKFHAPVIAIAGGLGSFEPRKPLIEDIEFYEDKGVKYFIKNPEKFRDKRVVIAGGGDSALDWSIFLANVASEVTLIHRRNEFRGALDSVEKVQELKTSGKIKLITPAEVIGINGAEHVESLDIEENGAHRKIETDYFIPLFGLTPKLGPIADWGLDIEKNAIKVNNALDYQTNIPGIFAIGDVNTYPGKLKLILCGFHEATLMCQAAYQIINPGKKYVLKYTTVSGVDGFDGTRKEAPKAVVKAIV, encoded by the coding sequence ATGATTAAAACAGATATACTTATAATTGGAGCAGGACCAACGGGTTTATTTGCCGTTTTTGAGGCAGGATTATTAAAATTAAAATGTCATATATTAGATGCTTTACCACAAGCAGGAGGACAACTTTCGGAATTGTATCCAAAAAAACCTATTTATGATATTCCTGGTTTCCCTGAAGTTTTAGCTGGAGATTTAATTGATAACCTACAAGAGCAAATTAAGCAGTTTGAGCCAGGTTACACATTAGGAGAACGTGCTGAAACAATCGAAAAACAAGAAGACGGAAGTTTTATCGTAACCTCAAATAAAGGAACTAAATTTCACGCACCAGTTATTGCTATCGCTGGAGGTTTGGGAAGTTTTGAGCCTCGTAAACCACTTATTGAAGATATCGAGTTTTATGAAGATAAAGGAGTAAAATACTTCATTAAAAATCCGGAGAAATTCAGAGATAAAAGAGTTGTAATTGCCGGAGGAGGAGATTCAGCATTAGACTGGAGTATCTTCTTAGCAAATGTAGCTTCAGAAGTAACTTTGATTCACCGTAGAAATGAATTTAGAGGAGCTCTTGATTCAGTTGAAAAAGTACAGGAATTAAAAACTTCTGGAAAAATTAAATTAATTACACCTGCAGAAGTAATTGGAATCAATGGTGCTGAGCATGTTGAATCGTTAGATATCGAAGAAAACGGCGCACACCGTAAAATCGAAACAGATTATTTTATTCCGCTTTTCGGATTAACACCAAAATTAGGTCCAATTGCAGACTGGGGATTAGACATCGAGAAAAATGCTATTAAAGTAAACAACGCATTAGATTACCAAACTAACATTCCGGGAATCTTCGCTATTGGTGACGTTAATACATATCCTGGAAAATTAAAATTGATCCTTTGCGGATTCCACGAAGCAACTTTAATGTGTCAGGCGGCTTACCAAATCATCAATCCGGGTAAAAAATACGTATTGAAATATACAACAGTTTCTGGTGTAGATGGTTTCGATGGAACTCGTAAAGAAGCTCCAAAAGCAGTTGTTAAGGCGATAGTTTAG
- a CDS encoding TfoX/Sxy family protein has product MAFDENNAQRIRTFFQYKDADFFEKKMFGGIVFMVDNKLCCGTRIDKQIGENLLLCRIDDKAYAKAIERDDVLPMPNAERPMKNYIFVTENGWQKSQDLAFWLQLCLDFNPLAKASKKK; this is encoded by the coding sequence ATGGCTTTCGACGAAAATAACGCACAAAGAATCCGAACATTTTTCCAATATAAAGACGCTGATTTTTTCGAGAAGAAAATGTTTGGCGGTATTGTATTTATGGTAGATAATAAATTGTGTTGTGGAACTCGTATTGACAAACAAATTGGAGAAAATCTTTTGTTATGCCGAATTGATGATAAAGCGTATGCAAAAGCAATAGAAAGAGACGATGTTTTACCAATGCCAAATGCAGAAAGACCAATGAAAAACTACATTTTTGTTACAGAAAACGGCTGGCAAAAAAGTCAGGATTTAGCATTTTGGTTACAACTTTGTTTAGATTTTAACCCTCTCGCAAAAGCAAGTAAGAAAAAATAA
- a CDS encoding HEPN domain-containing protein: protein MESFRTEIENPIVQKEIIDLEKKIHLFRGGKIDDERFRSLRLARGIYGQRQEGVQMIRIKLPYGKVTSEQLVRITKVSDEYSTGRLHITTRQDIQIHYVSLDRTPELWANLAKDDITLREACGNTVRNITGSELAGVDVNEPFDVSPYAHGLFQYLLRNPICQEMGRKFKISFSSSDEDTALSYLHDLGFIPKIKDGQKGFKIMFGGGLGSQPAHAELLSEFVPVNEIIPTAEGIIRIFDRYGERAKRMKARMKFLIKEMGRDVFLDLVEKEKKAIAFETYEIDTTAFDGPIPEPLLEVPQVTIEDTKAYEAWKKSNVIAQKQEGYYAIGIKVLLGDFYTDKARLLADLIKNYAANELRFSLRQNIVIRHVKEANLPFFYQELAKLNFVDLGYNSTADITACPGTDTCNLGIASSTGIAEELEKVLNAEYPQYLNNQEIEIKISGCMNACGQHNMSAIGFQGMSINSGKLVAPALQVLLGGGRLGNGSGRFADKVIKIPSRRGPDALRTILNDFNANANGEKFLNYYDLKGEKYFYEILKPFADVTNLTEADFVDWGNADNYVKAVGVGECAGVVIDLVATLLLEAKDKLTFAQESFDEGKWSDAIYHAYAGFVNGAKALLLAENEKTNNHAGIVDLFDTVFVTTSKIELATTFRELVYQINQNEPSEAFAKAYIQQGISFFDTIEKYRAQELANA from the coding sequence ATGGAAAGTTTTAGAACAGAAATAGAAAATCCGATTGTTCAGAAAGAGATCATCGATTTAGAAAAAAAGATTCATTTATTCCGTGGAGGAAAAATTGATGATGAGCGTTTTCGTAGTCTTCGTTTAGCGCGTGGAATTTACGGACAACGTCAGGAAGGTGTTCAAATGATTCGTATCAAATTGCCTTACGGTAAAGTTACAAGCGAACAATTAGTACGTATTACCAAAGTTTCTGATGAATATTCTACAGGACGTTTGCACATTACAACACGTCAGGATATCCAGATTCACTACGTAAGTTTAGACAGAACTCCGGAACTTTGGGCAAATTTGGCTAAAGACGATATTACATTGCGTGAAGCTTGCGGAAATACTGTTAGAAATATTACCGGAAGTGAATTGGCTGGTGTCGATGTAAACGAACCTTTTGATGTTTCGCCTTATGCACACGGACTTTTTCAATATTTGTTAAGAAACCCAATTTGTCAGGAAATGGGACGTAAATTCAAAATTTCGTTCTCTTCTTCAGACGAAGATACAGCTTTGAGTTATCTACACGATTTAGGATTTATTCCGAAAATTAAAGACGGACAAAAAGGTTTCAAAATCATGTTTGGTGGAGGTTTAGGATCTCAGCCGGCGCATGCAGAATTGCTTTCGGAATTTGTTCCGGTTAACGAAATCATTCCAACAGCAGAAGGAATCATCCGTATTTTTGACAGATATGGTGAACGTGCAAAAAGAATGAAAGCGCGTATGAAATTCTTAATCAAAGAAATGGGAAGAGATGTTTTTCTTGATTTGGTTGAAAAAGAGAAAAAAGCAATCGCTTTCGAAACATACGAAATTGACACAACTGCTTTTGATGGCCCAATTCCGGAACCATTATTAGAAGTGCCACAAGTTACAATCGAAGATACAAAAGCTTATGAAGCGTGGAAAAAATCGAATGTAATTGCACAAAAACAAGAAGGTTATTATGCTATTGGAATCAAAGTTTTATTAGGAGATTTTTATACTGATAAAGCTAGATTACTAGCCGATTTAATTAAAAATTACGCAGCAAACGAATTACGTTTTTCATTGCGTCAAAATATTGTAATACGTCACGTAAAAGAAGCTAATTTGCCTTTCTTTTATCAGGAATTGGCCAAACTGAACTTTGTTGATTTAGGTTATAATTCTACTGCAGATATTACAGCATGTCCGGGTACTGATACTTGTAATTTGGGGATTGCAAGTAGTACCGGAATTGCAGAAGAACTTGAAAAAGTGCTGAATGCAGAATATCCTCAATACTTAAACAATCAGGAAATTGAGATCAAAATTTCGGGTTGTATGAATGCTTGCGGACAACACAATATGTCGGCAATTGGATTTCAGGGAATGTCGATCAATTCAGGAAAATTAGTAGCTCCGGCTTTACAAGTTTTATTAGGCGGAGGAAGATTAGGAAACGGATCAGGACGTTTTGCAGATAAAGTAATTAAAATTCCAAGCCGTAGAGGACCAGATGCTTTGCGTACAATCTTAAATGATTTTAATGCGAATGCAAACGGAGAAAAATTCCTTAACTATTACGATTTGAAAGGAGAGAAATATTTCTATGAAATTTTAAAACCTTTCGCAGATGTAACCAATTTAACCGAAGCTGATTTTGTAGACTGGGGTAACGCAGATAACTACGTAAAAGCTGTTGGAGTTGGAGAATGTGCCGGAGTTGTGATCGATTTAGTTGCTACTTTATTATTAGAAGCAAAAGATAAATTGACTTTTGCTCAGGAATCATTCGACGAAGGAAAATGGTCAGATGCAATTTATCATGCTTATGCTGGATTTGTAAATGGAGCAAAAGCATTATTGCTTGCAGAAAATGAAAAAACTAATAATCACGCTGGAATTGTAGACTTATTTGATACTGTTTTTGTAACAACTTCTAAAATAGAATTGGCAACAACATTTAGAGAATTAGTATATCAAATCAATCAAAATGAACCATCAGAAGCATTTGCAAAAGCATATATTCAACAAGGAATTTCATTTTTTGATACAATAGAAAAATACAGAGCTCAAGAATTAGCAAATGCTTAA
- a CDS encoding class I SAM-dependent methyltransferase: MKQEELQAIASQLKHPTGEKGIEMANMMHETNINMTRHSIQNLHITAGNTILELGHGNAGHVEFIFEQADNLKYYGLEMSELMFQEARQINRNFVSQKQAFFSLYDGNIIPFSDHSFDKIFTVNTIYFWQEPEKLLSEIYRVLQPKGIFCITFAEESFMKQLPFTQFEFELYSTEKAKKLIENTTFKIINTETLTEKVKSKTGELVDRAFTTLVLEK; this comes from the coding sequence ATGAAACAAGAAGAGTTACAAGCAATAGCTTCACAATTAAAGCATCCAACTGGAGAAAAAGGAATAGAAATGGCAAATATGATGCATGAAACAAACATCAATATGACGCGCCATTCGATTCAGAATCTACATATAACAGCAGGAAATACAATTCTGGAATTAGGTCACGGAAATGCAGGTCATGTCGAATTTATATTCGAACAAGCTGATAATCTAAAGTATTACGGACTTGAAATGTCTGAATTGATGTTTCAGGAAGCACGCCAGATCAACAGGAATTTTGTCTCTCAAAAACAAGCTTTTTTTTCACTTTACGATGGAAATATAATTCCGTTTTCAGACCATTCCTTCGATAAAATATTTACTGTAAATACAATTTATTTTTGGCAGGAACCTGAAAAATTGCTTTCAGAAATTTATAGAGTTTTACAACCAAAAGGGATTTTCTGCATCACTTTTGCCGAAGAAAGTTTTATGAAGCAACTTCCTTTTACTCAATTTGAATTTGAACTTTACAGCACTGAAAAAGCTAAAAAACTGATTGAGAATACGACTTTCAAAATCATAAATACGGAAACTTTAACCGAAAAAGTAAAAAGTAAAACAGGAGAATTGGTCGACAGAGCTTTTACTACTTTGGTTTTAGAAAAATAA
- the metH gene encoding methionine synthase, producing MAENRRDLVLAGLEPLIITPTSVFVNIGERTNVTGSRKFLRLIKEEKYDEALDIARQQVEGGAQIIDINMDEGMLDGVQAMTKFLNLIASEPDISRVPIMIDSSKWEIIEAGLKVVQGKSVVNSISLKEGEEAFIHHAKLIKRYGAAAIIMAFDEVGQADNFDRRVEICQRSYDILVNKVGFPPQDIIFDLNIFPVATGMEEHRLNALDFFRGTKWVRDNLPHAHISGGVSNVSFSFRGNDTVREAMHSVFLYHAIKNGMTMGIVNPEMLSIYDDIPKDLLEHVEDVILDRRDDATERLLDFAENVKGEVKSDEKAIQEWRLGTVQERITHSLVKGVDAFIEEDVEEARLAAVKPIEVIEINLMTGMNVVGDLFGSGKMFLPQVVKSARVMKKAVAYLLPYIEASKQAGDKQGNGKILMATVKGDVHDIGKNIVSVVLACNNYEIVDLGVMVPPEKIIAAAIEHNVDIIGLSGLITPSLDEMVYLAKELDKQGIKIPIMIGGATTSRAHTAVKIAPQYRETVIHVNDASRAVTVAGNLLDHNRKIYAADIRAEYDSFRETFLNRSRDKNFLTIEDARRNKFPLDWSEYTPTKPKVIGKQTIEIELDVLVPYIDWTPFFQTWELYGKYPAILTDEVVGKEATSVFADAQAMLKVILAEKKLKAKGIYGIFPANQVDDDDIELRDENGKVLEKFLTLRQQSQKTKGAPNIALADFILPKESGIEDYMGAFCVTTGFGVDEWAAEFEKDLDDYNSIMVKALADRFAEAFAEYLHERVRKEFWGYDIEESLTNEELIKENYKGIRPAPGYPACPDHLEKPTIWKLLNVAEEIGVTLTESMAMWPASSVSGYYFGNPKSRYFGLGKIKEDQVVDYAKRRNVPTDYAMKWLNPNIAD from the coding sequence ATGGCAGAAAATAGAAGAGACCTTGTATTAGCAGGATTAGAACCGTTGATTATTACGCCAACTAGTGTTTTTGTAAACATTGGTGAACGTACGAATGTTACGGGTTCAAGAAAATTCCTTCGCTTAATCAAGGAAGAGAAGTATGACGAGGCACTTGATATTGCAAGACAACAGGTAGAAGGAGGAGCGCAAATCATCGATATTAATATGGATGAGGGAATGCTTGATGGGGTTCAGGCAATGACTAAATTTTTGAATTTAATTGCATCTGAACCGGATATTTCGAGAGTACCGATTATGATCGACAGTTCGAAATGGGAAATCATTGAAGCAGGTCTAAAAGTAGTACAAGGAAAAAGCGTTGTAAACTCGATTTCGTTGAAAGAAGGCGAAGAAGCTTTTATTCACCATGCTAAATTAATCAAACGTTACGGAGCTGCGGCTATTATTATGGCTTTTGACGAAGTTGGTCAGGCAGATAATTTTGACCGAAGAGTTGAAATCTGTCAGCGTTCGTATGATATTTTGGTTAACAAAGTTGGTTTTCCTCCACAGGATATTATTTTCGATTTGAATATTTTCCCAGTTGCAACCGGAATGGAAGAACATCGCTTAAATGCTTTGGACTTTTTTAGAGGTACAAAATGGGTTCGTGATAACTTGCCTCACGCACATATTAGCGGTGGTGTGAGTAACGTTTCGTTCTCTTTTAGAGGAAACGATACGGTTCGTGAAGCGATGCACTCGGTATTTTTATATCACGCGATTAAGAACGGAATGACAATGGGAATTGTAAATCCGGAGATGCTTTCGATTTATGATGATATTCCAAAAGATTTATTAGAACACGTTGAAGATGTAATTCTTGACAGACGCGATGATGCGACTGAAAGACTTTTGGACTTTGCTGAGAACGTAAAAGGCGAAGTAAAAAGTGATGAAAAAGCGATTCAGGAATGGCGTTTAGGAACGGTTCAGGAACGTATTACGCATTCATTGGTAAAAGGAGTTGATGCTTTTATTGAAGAAGATGTTGAAGAAGCTCGTCTTGCCGCTGTAAAACCTATTGAAGTTATCGAAATCAATTTGATGACGGGAATGAATGTCGTTGGAGATTTATTCGGAAGTGGAAAAATGTTCTTGCCTCAGGTAGTAAAATCGGCGCGTGTAATGAAAAAAGCCGTTGCGTATTTATTACCATATATTGAAGCAAGTAAACAAGCGGGAGACAAACAAGGAAACGGAAAAATATTGATGGCAACCGTAAAAGGTGACGTTCATGATATTGGTAAAAATATTGTTTCGGTAGTTTTGGCTTGTAACAACTACGAGATTGTGGATCTTGGTGTTATGGTACCTCCGGAAAAAATTATTGCTGCGGCGATTGAACATAATGTCGACATTATTGGTTTAAGCGGATTGATTACACCTTCGCTTGACGAGATGGTGTATTTGGCCAAAGAATTAGACAAACAAGGAATTAAAATTCCGATTATGATTGGTGGAGCAACAACTTCGCGCGCACATACGGCTGTGAAAATCGCTCCACAATATAGAGAAACTGTAATTCACGTAAACGACGCTTCGAGAGCCGTTACTGTTGCAGGAAATCTGTTAGATCATAACCGAAAAATATATGCGGCGGATATTCGTGCAGAATACGATTCTTTTAGAGAAACGTTTTTAAATCGTTCAAGAGATAAAAACTTCCTGACGATTGAAGATGCCCGAAGAAATAAATTTCCATTAGATTGGTCCGAATATACACCAACAAAACCAAAAGTAATTGGTAAACAAACTATCGAAATAGAATTGGATGTTTTGGTTCCGTATATTGACTGGACGCCATTTTTTCAGACTTGGGAATTGTACGGAAAATATCCTGCAATTTTAACGGATGAGGTTGTGGGTAAAGAAGCGACTTCGGTTTTTGCAGATGCTCAGGCAATGCTGAAAGTGATTTTGGCAGAGAAAAAGCTAAAAGCAAAAGGTATTTATGGAATTTTCCCAGCGAATCAGGTGGATGATGACGATATTGAATTGCGTGATGAAAACGGAAAAGTTTTAGAGAAATTCTTAACACTTCGTCAGCAGTCGCAAAAAACAAAAGGTGCTCCAAACATTGCTTTAGCCGATTTTATTTTGCCAAAAGAAAGCGGAATAGAAGATTATATGGGAGCTTTTTGTGTAACCACAGGTTTTGGTGTAGACGAATGGGCGGCTGAATTTGAAAAAGATCTTGACGATTATAATTCGATTATGGTTAAAGCACTTGCAGATCGTTTTGCTGAGGCTTTCGCCGAATATCTTCACGAAAGAGTTCGTAAAGAATTCTGGGGTTATGATATCGAAGAATCTTTAACAAATGAAGAATTGATTAAAGAAAATTATAAAGGAATTCGTCCTGCGCCAGGATATCCAGCTTGTCCGGATCACTTGGAGAAACCAACAATCTGGAAACTTTTAAATGTAGCAGAAGAAATTGGAGTAACCTTGACGGAAAGCATGGCGATGTGGCCAGCTTCATCGGTTTCTGGATATTATTTCGGAAATCCAAAAAGCAGGTATTTCGGACTCGGAAAAATTAAAGAAGATCAGGTTGTAGATTACGCCAAACGACGCAATGTACCAACGGATTACGCAATGAAATGGTTAAACCCTAATATAGCAGATTAA
- a CDS encoding homocysteine S-methyltransferase family protein, whose translation MSITIQEAIKKNILILDGAMGTMLQRYNFSEEDFRGERFKDFPHPLKGNNDLLSITQPQAIRDVHAAYYEAGADIVETNTFSGTTIGMADYFLEDLVYELNYESAKIAREVADEYTAKNPDKPRFVAGSIGPTNRTASMSPDVNDPGYRAVTFDDLRIAYKQQVEALMDGGCDLLLVETIFDTLNAKAALFAIEEVKDERNLDIPIMVSGTITDASGRTLSGQTVEAFLISVSHIPLLSVGFNCALGADLLKPYLKTLAQHTSFNVSAHPNAGLPNAFGQYDETPEQTQAFIKEYLDDNLINIIGGCCGTTPDHIRLIAEVAKDYKPRVAPVLV comes from the coding sequence ATGTCGATAACAATTCAGGAAGCAATAAAAAAAAATATCCTAATCCTTGATGGAGCAATGGGAACAATGTTGCAGCGCTATAATTTCTCCGAAGAAGATTTCCGTGGAGAGCGTTTCAAAGATTTCCCACATCCATTAAAAGGAAACAACGATTTACTATCCATAACACAACCACAAGCAATTCGCGATGTCCACGCCGCTTATTATGAAGCGGGTGCAGACATCGTAGAAACCAACACATTTTCAGGAACCACAATTGGTATGGCCGATTATTTTCTGGAAGATTTGGTTTACGAATTAAACTACGAATCGGCTAAAATCGCAAGAGAAGTAGCCGATGAGTATACAGCCAAAAATCCGGACAAACCACGTTTTGTTGCTGGTTCAATTGGTCCAACAAACCGTACTGCAAGTATGTCGCCAGATGTAAATGATCCGGGTTATAGAGCCGTAACATTTGACGATTTACGAATTGCGTACAAACAACAAGTAGAAGCCTTAATGGATGGAGGTTGCGATTTACTTTTGGTAGAAACCATCTTTGATACTCTAAACGCAAAAGCAGCACTTTTTGCAATCGAAGAAGTAAAAGACGAGCGTAATCTTGATATTCCAATTATGGTTTCAGGAACGATTACAGATGCATCAGGAAGAACACTTTCCGGACAAACGGTTGAAGCGTTTTTGATTTCAGTGTCGCATATTCCGTTATTGAGTGTAGGATTCAATTGCGCTCTTGGAGCCGATTTATTGAAACCGTATTTGAAAACATTAGCACAGCATACAAGTTTTAATGTTTCGGCGCATCCAAATGCAGGTTTACCAAATGCTTTCGGACAATACGATGAAACTCCGGAACAAACTCAGGCTTTCATCAAAGAATATTTAGACGATAATTTAATCAATATAATTGGCGGTTGTTGCGGAACAACTCCAGATCACATCAGATTAATTGCTGAAGTTGCGAAGGATTATAAGCCACGAGTTGCGCCGGTATTAGTATAA
- the metF gene encoding methylenetetrahydrofolate reductase [NAD(P)H] gives MKVTEHIENAKGNTLFSFELIPPQKGKSIQELYDNIDPLMEFKPPFIDVTTSREEYIYIDKGNGLLDKKLTRMRPGTLGICASIKHKYNVDTVPHLLCGGFTQEETEYMLVDCQYLGINNLMALRGDAMKDEQSFVPKVGGNKFAIDLVRQINDLNCGKYLHEVMDADNKADFCIGVAGYPEKHLESPSLQSDLKRLKEKVDAGADYVVTQMFFDNAKYFKFVEKAREIGITIPIIPGIKPIAVQRHLQILPQIFRIDLPEDLIDAVDKCKNNAEIKQVGIEWAIQQSLELKAAGVPVLHYYSMGKSENIRQIASQIF, from the coding sequence ATGAAAGTAACAGAACATATAGAAAACGCCAAAGGAAATACATTATTCTCATTTGAACTTATTCCGCCTCAAAAAGGGAAAAGTATTCAGGAATTATACGATAATATTGATCCGTTGATGGAGTTTAAACCGCCATTTATTGATGTAACTACTTCGCGCGAAGAGTATATCTATATTGATAAAGGCAACGGACTTTTAGACAAAAAATTAACTCGTATGCGTCCGGGAACGCTTGGAATTTGCGCTTCTATAAAACATAAATACAATGTTGATACCGTACCACATTTGCTTTGTGGAGGTTTCACACAAGAAGAAACAGAATACATGCTTGTAGATTGTCAGTATTTGGGAATCAATAATTTAATGGCACTTCGTGGTGATGCAATGAAAGACGAACAATCTTTTGTGCCAAAAGTTGGCGGTAACAAGTTTGCTATTGATTTGGTTCGACAAATCAACGATTTGAATTGTGGTAAATATCTGCATGAAGTGATGGATGCCGATAATAAAGCTGATTTTTGTATTGGCGTTGCAGGTTATCCCGAGAAACATTTAGAATCTCCATCTTTACAATCTGATTTAAAAAGACTGAAAGAAAAAGTAGATGCCGGAGCAGATTATGTTGTTACACAAATGTTTTTTGACAATGCTAAATACTTTAAATTTGTAGAAAAAGCAAGAGAAATTGGAATCACAATTCCGATTATTCCGGGAATTAAACCAATTGCAGTTCAAAGACATTTACAAATTTTACCACAAATCTTCAGAATTGATTTACCGGAAGATTTAATCGATGCAGTAGATAAATGCAAGAATAATGCAGAAATCAAACAAGTCGGAATCGAATGGGCAATTCAGCAATCATTAGAATTAAAAGCCGCAGGAGTTCCGGTTTTACATTATTATTCAATGGGGAAATCTGAGAATATTCGCCAAATCGCAAGTCAGATTTTTTAA